Proteins from a genomic interval of Neodiprion lecontei isolate iyNeoLeco1 chromosome 2, iyNeoLeco1.1, whole genome shotgun sequence:
- the LOC107220794 gene encoding major royal jelly protein 1, which yields MNLILTGILAFAAWTSAVELDTVYTWKYLDYVWPNDSSKEDAISAGQYNASTTIPADLQPIGDYVFVSIPRKANNPASLVKVSNETGDGGPLLEPYPSWDWHTSDDCSGITSVSRLATDDCDRLWIVDSGKIGTEQVCDAQIIVFDPETDEVLLREEIPSTLAHHSTNTSRGRLEIQAVKTEGDSCENVTVLIGDPEGYGVVVYNGDNMWRVENDVIFSPNLTQATASQVPQVETDNYGVSNIDIMPPSFVEEIYVTLNPLLSNDYFAVRLSELMVEDGDLTWYKSNYTSGTNVVVSRVMTKSGVLIDGHAYWPNCSCWNDRYPTSVPEGQNVTWTNITGNPYETYTIGTKIREGPDGETDFSDEEYWQLTSLQTIFNLRSVDVDVVNFAISYGNVGYLIDGTVCDLLDPQSYNRTIEDTYMFEFDG from the exons ATGAATCTGATACTGACCGGGATACTCGCATTTGCTGCCTGGACGTCAGCTGTTGAACTTGATACCGTCTACACGTGGAAGTACTTAGACTACGTCTGGCCAAACGATTCCAGCAAAGAGGACGCGATCAGCGCTGGACAGTATAATGCCAGCACTACCATTCCAGCCGATTTGCAACCCATAg GCGACTACGTTTTTGTTTCGATTCCAAGAAAGGCCAATAATCCAGCCAGTTTGGTTAAGGTTTCGAATGAAACTGGCGATGGCGGTCCATTGCTCGAGCCCTACCCAAGTTGGGATTGGCATACGTCGGACGATTGTAGTGGGATCACCAGTGTTAGCAGGCTAGCT ACGGACGATTGCGACAGGCTGTGGATCGTTGACTCTGGGAAAATAGGGACCGAGCAGGTATGTGATGCGCAGATAATAGTGTTCGATCCGGAGACCGACGAAGTATTGCTACGTGAAGAGATACCATCTACTTTGGCGCATCATTCCACAAATACGAGTAGAGGGCGGCTCGAGATTCAAGCTGTCAAAACGGAGGGAGACTCGTGCGAAAACGTTACG GTTTTGATCGGAGACCCAGAAGGATATGGTGTTGTTGTTTATAATGGTGACAACATGTGGCGGGTGGAAAATGACGTTATATTCTCACCGAACTTGACCCAAGCTACCGCCAGCCAGGTTCCGCAGGTTGAGACCGATAATTACGGAGTTTCGAATATTGACATAATGCCCCCTTCATTTGTGGAGGAAATATACGTGACTTTGAACCCTTTGCTTTCCAACGACTATTTTGCAGTCAGACTGTCTGAGCTGATGGTCGAAGACGGTGATTTAACATGGTACAAAAGCAACTACACATCTGGTACGAATGTGGTAGTTAGCAGGGTTATGACCAAATCTGGCGTCTTGATCGACGGTCATGCTTACTGGCCGAATTGTTCCTGCTGGAACGATCGGTATCCCACTTCAGTCCCAGAAGGGCAGAATGTAACTTGG ACCAATATTACTGGAAATCCTTACGAGACATACACCATTGGCACCAAAATCCGTGAAGGGCCCGACGGTGAGACCGACTTTTCCGACGAGGAATACTGGCAACTTACCAGCCtacaaacaatattcaatttGAGGAGCGTGGACGTGGACGTTGTTAATTTCGCAATTTCCTACGGCAACGTGGGTTACCTTATCGACGGAACGGTGTGCGATCTATTGGATCCTCAAAGCTATAATCGTACCATCGAGGATACGTATATGTTCGAGTTCGACGGCTGA
- the LOC107220777 gene encoding major royal jelly protein 1: MNLILTGILAFAAWTSAVELETVYTWKYIDYAWPNDSSKVAAISAGQYNASNIILADLQPVENGLMFVATPRYFNNPASLSIVSDQTGDGGPLLEPYPSWDWHTSDDCTGITSVSRLATDDCNRLWIVDSGKIGDEQVCDAQIIVFDPKTNETLIREEIPYNLTHNSKNSSEGWLEIQVVKTEGDSCENVTAVIGDPDGHGIVIYNGTNMWRVENEIFAPNETDYPEDTVLSKEWGVSNFVMLPESFAVGPFVMFGPLLSNDTYVLKLSDLRSADSDITYYKSNRTLPTMVTSRSVSESGVLIGGYVGWQCVTCWNVQNPIALDYIVNVTGNPSAQDTFAVKVVKGSEDGKDKYWQITSTVPKYTSSTLDVSVDNFIISFVDMDSLVNGTACEVQDTSSNRTIEDTNFAPLAA; encoded by the exons ATGAATCTGATACTGACCGGGATACTCGCATTTGCTGCCTGGACGTCAGCTGTCGAACTTGAAACCGTCTACACGTGGAAGTACATAGACTACGCCTGGCCAAACGATTCCAGCAAAGTGGCCGCGATCAGCGCTGGACAGTATAATGCCAGCAATATCATTCTAGCTGACTTGCAGCCCGTAGAAA ACGGTCTAATGTTCGTTGCAACTCCAAGATACTTCAATAATCCGGCCAGTTTGTCAATCGTTTCGGATCAGACTGGCGATGGCGGTCCATTGCTCGAGCCCTACCCAAGTTGGGATTGGCATACGTCGGACGACTGTACTGGGATCACCAGTGTAAGCAGGCTAGCT ACGGACGATTGCAATAGGCTGTGGATTGTCGACTCTGGGAAAATAGGGGACGAGCAGGTATGTGATGCGCAGATAATAGTGTTCGATCCAAAAACCAACGAAACATTGATACGCGAGGAGATCCCATACAATTTGACGCATAATTCGAAGAATTCAAGTGAAGGGTGGCTTGAGATACAAGTTGTCAAGACAGAGGGAGACTCGTGCGAAAACGTTACG GCTGTGATCGGGGACCCAGATGGACATGGTATTGTTATTTATAATGGTACAAACATGTGGCGGGTAGAAAATGAGATTTTCGCTCCGAACGAAACTGACTACCCCGAGGACACGGTTCTCAGCAAGGAATGGGGAGTTTCAAATTTCGTTATGTTGCCGGAATCATTTGCTGTGGGACCATTCGTAATGTTCGGCCCTCTGCTTTCCAAcgatacatatgtattaaaaTTGTCCGACCTGAGAAGCGCGGACTCTGATATCACGTACTACAAAAGCAACCGTACGTTGCCGACCATGGTGACTAGCAGGTCTGTTTCCGAATCTGGTGTTTTAATAGGCGGCTATGTCGGGTGGCAGTGCGTTACCTGTTGGAACGTACAAAATCCTATTGCACTGGATTACATA GTCAACGTAACTGGGAACCCTTCCGCACAAGATACCTTTGCCGTCAAAGTGGTAAAAGGGTCGGAGGACGGCAAGGATAAATACTGGCAAATAACCAGCACCGTACCGAAATACACTTCGAGCACCTTGGACGTCAGCGTTGATAATTTCATCATCTCATTCGTGGATATGGATTCCCTTGTTAACGGAACAGCGTGCGAAGTACAGGATACCAGCTCTAATCGTACCATCGAAGATACGAACTTCGCTCCGTTGGCCGCCTGA